The proteins below come from a single Corallococcus macrosporus genomic window:
- the recO gene encoding DNA repair protein RecO — protein sequence MERYADDAFVLSTVDYGESDRLVTLLTREHGKLTAFAAGARKSKRRFAGALEPFMRLRVQLVETRGSTVRLDSADIVAGFYAAREDLSLIARALYAVELCRELTRDHEPHPELFELVEGYLHRLDAKEAGPTSLLAFELAALAQAGLMPRFDSCSLCGGLPGERPRFDQGHGGAVCEPCGGRARDSVAVPVALLSGLRSLQEGARTPLPPDLRARARGLLNVFIAHHLGRKLKSVDFMAQVGLD from the coding sequence ATGGAGCGGTACGCCGACGACGCGTTCGTGCTGTCCACGGTCGACTATGGTGAGTCCGACCGGCTGGTGACGTTGCTGACGCGCGAGCACGGCAAGCTGACCGCGTTCGCCGCGGGAGCGCGCAAGAGCAAGCGCCGGTTCGCGGGTGCGCTGGAGCCGTTCATGCGGCTGCGCGTGCAGCTCGTGGAGACGCGCGGCAGCACGGTGCGGCTGGACTCGGCGGACATCGTCGCGGGCTTCTATGCGGCGCGCGAGGACCTGTCGCTCATCGCCCGCGCGCTGTACGCGGTGGAGCTGTGCCGCGAGCTCACGCGCGACCACGAGCCGCACCCGGAGCTGTTCGAACTGGTGGAGGGCTACCTGCACCGGCTGGACGCGAAGGAGGCCGGGCCCACGTCGCTGCTCGCGTTCGAGCTGGCGGCGCTGGCGCAGGCGGGCCTGATGCCGCGCTTCGACTCCTGCTCGCTGTGCGGCGGTCTGCCCGGCGAGCGGCCCCGGTTCGATCAGGGCCATGGTGGCGCGGTGTGCGAGCCGTGCGGCGGCCGCGCGCGTGACTCGGTCGCGGTGCCGGTGGCGCTGCTGTCCGGCCTGCGTTCGCTCCAGGAGGGTGCGCGCACGCCGCTGCCTCCGGACCTTCGCGCGCGGGCGCGGGGGCTGCTCAACGTCTTCATCGCGCACCACCTGGGCCGCAAGCTCAAGAGCGTGGACTTCATGGCGCAGGTGGGCCTGGACTGA
- a CDS encoding transglycosylase SLT domain-containing protein codes for MSGPAASGGRSLGTRFFAGLHALSSGCSRLPLLAGVALVVSARVVPLLEESAPQSVVPEVVAQEAVSEEAALIDAVLAKRAPDLGLTLRRRLGQAIDEESRRTGYDPLLVLALIDVESDFEEESVSEKGARGLMQIKPSTLHFLAEKEGLKLSREEVVADPAVCVRLGIRYLRNLQGRFGGDLDLALMAYNAGPTRIRDAMKAGELEKFRRYPRAVRRDFRRFREGHGLGGDWALAQREPPPPTPDETPTAAP; via the coding sequence GTGAGTGGCCCCGCCGCCTCGGGCGGCAGGTCGCTGGGAACGCGGTTCTTCGCGGGGCTGCATGCCCTGAGCAGCGGGTGCTCCCGGCTCCCGCTGCTCGCGGGTGTAGCGCTCGTGGTGTCCGCGCGGGTGGTGCCCCTCCTGGAGGAGTCCGCCCCCCAGTCCGTGGTCCCCGAGGTGGTGGCGCAGGAGGCCGTCTCCGAGGAGGCGGCGCTCATCGACGCCGTGCTGGCCAAGCGGGCCCCGGACCTGGGGCTCACGCTGCGCCGGCGGCTGGGGCAGGCCATCGACGAGGAGTCGCGCCGCACGGGGTATGACCCGCTGCTGGTGCTGGCCCTCATCGACGTGGAGTCCGACTTCGAGGAGGAGTCCGTCTCCGAGAAGGGCGCCCGGGGCCTGATGCAGATCAAGCCCAGCACGCTGCACTTCCTGGCGGAGAAGGAGGGCCTGAAGCTGTCGCGCGAGGAGGTGGTGGCGGACCCTGCCGTCTGCGTGCGCCTGGGCATCCGCTACCTGCGCAACCTGCAGGGCCGCTTCGGCGGCGACCTGGACCTGGCGCTGATGGCCTACAACGCGGGCCCCACGCGCATCCGGGACGCCATGAAGGCCGGAGAGCTGGAGAAGTTCCGCCGCTACCCCCGGGCCGTGCGGCGCGACTTCCGCCGCTTCCGCGAGGGCCACGGCCTGGGCGGGGACTGGGCGCTGGCGCAGCGCGAGCCGCCCCCGCCGACGCCCGACGAGACGCCGACCGCGGCGCCCTGA
- a CDS encoding phasin family protein — MDNNTEAPREKPSVAEAFERIWSQALLAVNTAEEEASRAVQRVASVAGWSQDEVKRQAREFAERLTGHRKDLEHNVEERVRTALTLLKLPRREELQAFGARLERLNERIQALEHRK, encoded by the coding sequence ATGGACAACAACACCGAGGCCCCCCGAGAGAAGCCCTCCGTGGCGGAGGCGTTCGAGCGGATCTGGAGCCAGGCGCTCCTGGCGGTGAACACGGCGGAGGAGGAGGCTTCCCGCGCCGTGCAGCGCGTGGCGTCCGTCGCGGGCTGGAGCCAGGACGAGGTGAAGCGTCAGGCCCGTGAGTTCGCGGAGCGGCTGACGGGGCACCGCAAGGACCTGGAGCACAACGTGGAGGAGCGGGTCCGCACGGCCCTGACCCTCCTGAAGCTGCCGCGCCGCGAGGAGTTGCAGGCCTTCGGTGCCCGCCTGGAGCGTCTGAACGAACGCATCCAGGCCCTGGAGCACCGTAAGTGA
- the rpoC gene encoding DNA-directed RNA polymerase subunit beta', translating to MKDIFNFFEKPKDPLSFNAIRIALASPDKIRQWSHGEVKKPETINYRTFKPERDGLFCARIFGPVKDYECNCGKYKRMKHRGVVCEKCGVEVIQSKVRRERLGHITLATPVAHIWFLKSLPSRIGNLLDITLKEMEKVLYCESYMVIDPKATPLQKGELISEEKMHRLFQEHGEDSFSAGMGGEAVREMLKSLDVEKLSEELRKDMRETTSEAKRKKYAKRLKVAEAFRVSGNKPEWMMLDVIPVIPPDLRPLVPLDGGRFATSDLNDLYRRVINRNNRLKRLQELNAPDIIIRNEKRMLQEAVDALFDNGRRGKTITGPNKRPLKSLSDMLKGKQGRFRQNLLGKRVDYSGRSVIVVGPELRLHQCGLPKIMALELFKPFIYNKLEEKGYVTTIKSAKKMVEKERPEVWDILEDVIREHPVLLNRAPTLHRLGMQAFEPVLIEGKAIQLHPLVCAAFNADFDGDQMAVHVPLSIEAQMEARVLMMSTNNILSPANGKPIIVPTQDMVLGIYYMTRAREFANGEGRVFASPDEVRAAYDHGEVHLQAKVVCRIDGKRKETTVGRVLLWEVVPRRVGFDAINKVLDKKSLGNLIDLCYRLTGEKETVLLADRVRSAGYFHATRAGISIALKDMIIPAKKQEFLDYARKEVAEIENQYLEGLITDGERYNKVIDIWAEITEKVAQEMMQQISQDEASGDVDGKRVTRKQPSFNPIYIMADSGARGSAQQIRQLAGMRGLMAKPSGEIIETPITANFREGLSVLQYFISTHGARKGLADTALKTANSGYLTRRLVDVAQDAIINEYDCGTMDGLFIGALVEGGEIIEPLGERILGRVALDDILDPVTGEVLVRANEEIDEERVRRIENSGLDKVKIRSVLTCQAKRGICVECYGRDLARGRKVSVGEAVGVIAAQSIGEPGTQLTMRTFHIGGAATRRAEQSSLENRYAGSVKFAGLNTVQKADGTLVAMNRNGEIVIVDESGRERERYQIIYGARILVKEGQKLEPGVLVAEWDPFAIPLLTEVGGVVRYEDIIEGVTMSETLDEVTGLSRKTVIESKDPEARPRVTIRDAAGNVKDLPSSRNQASYFLPQGAIITVNDQDEISAGEVIAKVPRETTKTKDITGGLPRVAELFEARKPKDAAAIAEIDGVVSFGKDTKGKRKLIITPEVSGEQRADLAKEYLISKGKSINVHSGDRVKAGEAMMDGAANPHDILKVLGEKELARYLVDEVQEVYRLQGVKINDKHIETIVRQMLRRVRVTDVGDTNFLVDEQVEKWVFEEENEKVMSEGKRPAVGEPLLLGITKASLSTESFISSASFQETTKVLTEAAINGKVDYLRGLKENVIMGRLIPAGTGLPNYKHLDIEVESPTDEVNEMEAALAATHGDTGPLAPPPSRPDTRSTDVA from the coding sequence GTGAAGGACATTTTCAACTTCTTCGAGAAGCCGAAGGACCCGCTGTCGTTCAACGCCATCCGCATCGCGCTGGCGTCGCCCGACAAGATCCGCCAGTGGTCGCACGGTGAGGTGAAGAAGCCCGAGACGATCAACTACCGCACGTTCAAGCCGGAGCGGGACGGCCTGTTCTGCGCCCGCATCTTCGGGCCGGTGAAGGACTACGAGTGCAACTGCGGCAAGTACAAGCGCATGAAGCACCGTGGCGTCGTGTGCGAGAAGTGCGGCGTGGAGGTCATCCAGTCCAAGGTGCGCCGTGAGCGCCTGGGACACATCACGCTGGCCACGCCCGTGGCCCACATCTGGTTCCTCAAGTCGCTGCCCAGCCGCATCGGCAACCTGCTCGACATCACCCTCAAGGAGATGGAGAAGGTGCTGTACTGCGAGAGCTACATGGTCATCGACCCCAAGGCGACGCCGCTCCAGAAGGGCGAGCTGATCTCCGAGGAGAAGATGCACCGGCTCTTCCAGGAGCACGGTGAGGACTCGTTCAGCGCGGGCATGGGCGGCGAGGCCGTCCGCGAGATGCTCAAGTCCCTGGACGTGGAGAAGCTGTCCGAGGAACTGCGCAAGGACATGCGCGAGACCACCAGCGAGGCGAAGCGGAAGAAGTACGCCAAGCGCCTGAAGGTGGCCGAGGCGTTCCGCGTCTCCGGCAACAAGCCGGAGTGGATGATGCTGGACGTCATCCCCGTCATCCCGCCCGACCTGCGTCCGCTGGTGCCCCTGGACGGCGGCCGCTTCGCGACCTCCGACCTCAACGACCTGTACCGCCGCGTCATCAACCGCAACAACCGCCTCAAGCGGCTGCAGGAGCTGAACGCGCCGGACATCATCATCCGCAACGAGAAGCGGATGCTCCAGGAGGCCGTGGACGCGCTGTTCGACAACGGCCGCCGCGGAAAGACCATCACCGGCCCGAACAAGCGGCCGCTGAAGTCGCTGTCCGACATGCTCAAGGGCAAGCAGGGCCGGTTCCGTCAGAACCTGCTCGGCAAGCGCGTGGACTACTCGGGCCGCTCCGTCATCGTCGTGGGCCCCGAGCTGCGCCTGCACCAGTGCGGCCTGCCGAAGATCATGGCGCTCGAGCTCTTCAAGCCGTTCATCTACAACAAGCTTGAAGAGAAGGGCTACGTCACCACCATCAAGTCCGCGAAGAAGATGGTGGAGAAGGAGCGTCCGGAGGTCTGGGACATCCTCGAGGACGTGATCCGCGAGCACCCGGTGCTCCTCAACCGCGCCCCCACGCTGCACCGTCTGGGCATGCAGGCCTTCGAGCCCGTCCTCATCGAGGGCAAGGCCATCCAGCTGCACCCGCTGGTGTGCGCCGCGTTCAACGCGGACTTCGACGGCGACCAGATGGCCGTGCACGTGCCGCTCTCCATCGAGGCCCAGATGGAAGCGCGCGTGCTGATGATGTCGACGAACAACATCCTCAGCCCCGCGAACGGCAAGCCCATCATCGTCCCGACGCAGGACATGGTGCTCGGCATCTACTACATGACGCGCGCCCGCGAGTTCGCCAACGGCGAAGGCCGCGTGTTCGCGTCGCCGGACGAGGTGCGCGCCGCGTACGACCACGGTGAGGTCCACCTGCAGGCCAAGGTGGTGTGCCGCATCGACGGCAAGCGCAAGGAGACCACGGTCGGCCGCGTGCTGCTGTGGGAAGTCGTTCCGCGCCGCGTGGGCTTCGACGCCATCAACAAGGTGCTCGACAAGAAGTCGCTCGGTAACCTCATCGACCTCTGCTACCGCCTCACGGGCGAGAAGGAGACGGTGCTGCTGGCGGACCGCGTCCGCAGCGCGGGCTACTTCCACGCGACCCGCGCCGGTATCTCCATCGCGCTCAAGGACATGATCATCCCTGCGAAGAAGCAGGAGTTCCTGGACTACGCGCGCAAGGAAGTGGCGGAGATCGAGAACCAGTACCTGGAAGGCCTCATCACCGACGGTGAGCGCTACAACAAGGTTATCGATATCTGGGCGGAGATCACCGAGAAGGTCGCCCAGGAGATGATGCAGCAGATCTCCCAGGACGAGGCTTCCGGGGACGTGGACGGCAAGCGCGTGACGCGCAAGCAGCCCTCGTTCAACCCCATCTACATCATGGCCGACTCCGGCGCCCGCGGCAGCGCCCAGCAGATCCGCCAGCTGGCGGGTATGCGCGGCCTGATGGCGAAGCCCTCCGGCGAAATCATCGAGACGCCCATCACGGCCAACTTCCGTGAAGGCCTCTCCGTGCTCCAGTACTTCATCTCCACGCACGGCGCCCGTAAGGGCCTGGCGGACACGGCGCTCAAGACGGCCAACTCCGGTTACCTCACCCGCCGTCTCGTGGACGTGGCGCAGGACGCCATCATCAACGAGTACGACTGCGGCACCATGGACGGTCTGTTCATCGGCGCCCTGGTCGAGGGCGGCGAAATCATCGAGCCGCTGGGTGAGCGCATCCTGGGCCGCGTGGCCCTGGACGACATCCTCGACCCGGTGACGGGCGAGGTGCTGGTGCGCGCCAACGAGGAGATCGACGAGGAGCGCGTCCGCCGCATCGAGAACAGCGGTCTGGACAAGGTGAAGATCCGCTCGGTGCTCACGTGCCAGGCCAAGCGCGGCATCTGCGTGGAGTGCTACGGCCGTGACCTGGCGCGTGGCCGCAAGGTGTCCGTGGGCGAGGCCGTCGGCGTCATCGCGGCGCAGTCCATCGGTGAGCCGGGTACGCAGCTCACGATGCGCACCTTCCACATCGGTGGCGCGGCGACCCGTCGCGCGGAGCAGTCCAGCCTGGAGAACCGCTACGCGGGTTCCGTGAAGTTCGCGGGCCTGAACACGGTGCAGAAGGCGGACGGCACGCTGGTGGCCATGAACCGCAACGGCGAGATCGTCATCGTCGACGAGTCGGGCCGCGAGCGTGAGCGCTACCAGATCATCTACGGCGCCCGCATCCTGGTGAAGGAAGGCCAGAAGCTGGAGCCGGGCGTGCTGGTGGCCGAGTGGGACCCGTTCGCCATCCCGCTGCTCACGGAAGTGGGCGGTGTCGTGCGCTACGAGGACATCATCGAAGGCGTGACGATGTCCGAGACGCTCGACGAGGTCACGGGCCTGTCGCGCAAGACGGTCATCGAGTCCAAGGACCCGGAGGCGCGTCCGCGCGTCACCATCCGCGACGCGGCCGGCAACGTGAAGGACCTGCCGTCCTCCCGCAACCAGGCGAGCTACTTCCTGCCGCAGGGCGCGATCATCACGGTCAACGACCAGGATGAGATCTCCGCGGGTGAGGTCATCGCCAAGGTGCCGCGTGAGACCACGAAGACCAAGGACATCACGGGCGGTCTGCCCCGCGTGGCCGAGCTCTTCGAGGCGCGCAAGCCCAAGGACGCGGCGGCGATCGCGGAGATCGACGGCGTGGTGTCCTTCGGCAAGGACACCAAGGGCAAGCGCAAGCTCATCATCACCCCCGAGGTGAGCGGCGAGCAGCGCGCGGACCTGGCCAAGGAGTACCTGATCTCCAAGGGCAAGAGCATCAACGTCCACTCCGGCGATCGCGTGAAGGCCGGCGAGGCGATGATGGACGGCGCGGCCAACCCGCACGACATCCTCAAGGTGCTGGGCGAGAAGGAACTCGCGCGCTACCTGGTGGACGAAGTGCAGGAGGTCTACCGACTGCAGGGCGTGAAGATCAACGACAAGCACATCGAGACGATCGTCCGGCAGATGCTGCGCCGGGTGCGCGTCACCGACGTGGGCGACACCAACTTCCTGGTCGACGAGCAGGTCGAGAAGTGGGTGTTCGAGGAGGAGAACGAGAAGGTCATGTCCGAAGGGAAGCGCCCGGCCGTGGGCGAGCCCCTGCTGCTCGGCATCACCAAGGCGTCGCTCTCCACCGAGTCGTTCATCTCCTCGGCGTCGTTCCAGGAGACCACGAAGGTGCTCACCGAGGCCGCCATCAACGGCAAGGTGGACTACCTGCGCGGCCTCAAGGAGAACGTCATCATGGGCCGGCTCATCCCCGCCGGCACGGGCCTGCCGAACTACAAGCACCTCGACATCGAGGTGGAGAGCCCCACGGACGAGGTCAACGAGATGGAGGCCGCCCTGGCCGCCACCCACGGCGACACCGGCCCGCTGGCCCCTCCGCCGTCGCGGCCGGACACCCGGTCCACCGACGTCGCCTAG
- a CDS encoding social motility and stimulation tgl protein, producing the protein MFTIDERYRGLPANRDQVLALHLSLNTPHVAIPGKQAGPAQAFVVGLRGGQGAGVFVYLYLVEAGDCAVYVSGRRIQSADELREDEDDALAFVESLGFMMDNANWRAAAPAQQDEWLKTLPVFFREPTLVPAVKARAEEKRNVATTLGRFLAAF; encoded by the coding sequence GTGTTCACCATCGACGAGCGCTACCGGGGCCTCCCCGCGAATCGCGACCAGGTGCTCGCGCTGCACCTGTCCCTCAACACGCCGCACGTGGCGATCCCCGGCAAGCAGGCCGGGCCCGCGCAGGCCTTCGTGGTGGGGCTTCGCGGAGGGCAGGGCGCGGGCGTCTTCGTGTACCTGTACCTCGTGGAAGCGGGGGACTGCGCGGTGTACGTGTCCGGCCGCCGCATCCAGTCCGCGGACGAGCTGCGGGAGGACGAGGACGACGCGCTCGCATTCGTGGAGTCGCTGGGCTTCATGATGGACAACGCGAACTGGCGCGCCGCGGCCCCCGCGCAGCAGGACGAGTGGCTCAAGACGCTGCCCGTGTTCTTCCGGGAGCCCACGCTCGTGCCCGCCGTGAAGGCCCGCGCCGAAGAGAAGCGCAACGTCGCCACCACCCTGGGCCGCTTCCTGGCCGCGTTCTGA
- a CDS encoding carbohydrate kinase family protein gives MHEAGPLDVVCVGETLVDFLPVSGGATRVRDVEAWKPSPGGSPANVSVGLARLGLRSAMVGVVGSDEFGHFLRDRLAADGVDVSRLRQVDHARTGLLFVSLDAHGERSFTYFRTRSAEFLLDDSDVDGGFVRRAKALHCGSNSLLLPEAREAMVRMLTLAREAGMLVSCDPNLRLHVWERPEELRVLLGRMLPLCTVVKLSEEEIHFATGEHSPEAALRVLAAQGVRLPVVTLGPRGAMFLWQGEALSVPAPQVTVVDTTGAGDGFVSAMLSGLVRGYGDARSLEGATREDLIALMTFAAGVGARVVTKLGAVSALPMASEVEGLLPSLSAARRSAR, from the coding sequence ATGCACGAGGCCGGACCGCTGGACGTGGTGTGTGTCGGCGAGACGCTGGTGGACTTCCTTCCCGTGTCGGGCGGCGCCACGCGCGTGCGGGACGTGGAGGCCTGGAAGCCATCACCGGGTGGCTCGCCGGCCAACGTCTCCGTGGGGCTCGCGCGGCTGGGGCTGCGCTCGGCGATGGTGGGCGTGGTGGGCTCCGACGAGTTCGGCCACTTCCTGCGCGACCGGCTGGCGGCGGATGGCGTGGACGTGAGCCGCCTGCGCCAGGTGGACCACGCCCGCACGGGCCTGCTGTTCGTCTCGCTGGACGCGCATGGCGAGCGCAGCTTCACGTACTTCCGGACGCGTTCGGCGGAGTTCCTGCTGGATGACTCCGACGTGGACGGCGGCTTCGTGCGGCGTGCGAAGGCACTGCACTGCGGCTCCAACTCCCTGCTCCTGCCGGAGGCGCGCGAGGCGATGGTGCGCATGCTCACCCTGGCGCGTGAAGCCGGGATGCTGGTGAGCTGTGATCCGAACCTGCGGCTCCACGTATGGGAACGGCCTGAAGAGCTGCGCGTCCTGCTGGGCCGCATGCTGCCGCTGTGCACGGTCGTGAAGCTGTCCGAGGAGGAGATCCACTTCGCGACCGGTGAGCACTCGCCCGAGGCGGCCCTGCGGGTGCTGGCCGCGCAGGGTGTGCGGCTGCCGGTGGTGACGCTGGGCCCGCGCGGCGCCATGTTCCTCTGGCAGGGCGAGGCCCTCTCCGTTCCCGCTCCCCAGGTGACGGTGGTGGACACGACGGGCGCCGGGGACGGCTTCGTATCCGCGATGCTGAGCGGGCTGGTGCGCGGGTATGGCGACGCGCGCTCGTTGGAGGGGGCGACTCGCGAGGATCTGATCGCGCTGATGACCTTCGCCGCGGGCGTGGGCGCTCGGGTGGTGACGAAGCTGGGCGCGGTATCGGCGCTCCCCATGGCCTCCGAGGTCGAAGGCCTTTTGCCCTCGCTTTCCGCCGCGCGACGCAGCGCACGCTGA
- the tgl gene encoding social motility TPR repeat lipoprotein Tgl, translating to MSRITSSCFLAFALASAGCAHVPTEKERRSSEIHYDLGIQAQQHGHVQDALAEYQKALEQNPDNPEAHNAVGLLLHLSFRRLDEASSHYEQALKIRPTFSDARTNLGNLRLDQGRYDDAIKLYEESLNDMQYRYGFSAQNNMGWALYKKGDTVNALQNIKAAITTNPEFCLGYKNLGIIYDETGKTEEACRQFAHYREKCPEVAEAYHREGVCQAKLGRVEEAKKAFAGCEAKAQPNEQVLKDDCRSLLDHL from the coding sequence ATGTCCCGCATCACTTCCTCCTGCTTCCTCGCGTTCGCGCTCGCGTCGGCGGGCTGCGCGCACGTCCCCACGGAGAAGGAGCGCCGGAGCTCGGAGATCCACTACGACCTGGGCATCCAGGCCCAGCAGCACGGCCACGTGCAGGACGCGCTCGCGGAGTACCAGAAGGCGCTGGAGCAGAACCCGGACAACCCGGAGGCCCACAACGCGGTGGGGCTCCTGCTGCACCTGTCCTTCCGGCGGCTCGACGAGGCGTCGTCCCACTACGAGCAGGCGCTGAAGATCCGGCCGACCTTCTCCGACGCGCGCACCAACCTGGGCAACCTGCGCCTGGACCAGGGCCGCTACGACGACGCGATCAAGCTGTACGAAGAGTCGCTCAACGACATGCAGTACCGCTACGGCTTCTCCGCGCAGAACAACATGGGGTGGGCGCTCTACAAGAAGGGCGACACGGTGAACGCGCTGCAGAACATCAAGGCGGCCATCACCACCAACCCGGAGTTCTGCCTGGGCTACAAGAACCTGGGCATCATCTACGACGAGACGGGCAAGACGGAGGAGGCGTGCCGGCAGTTCGCCCACTACCGTGAGAAGTGCCCGGAGGTGGCGGAGGCCTACCACCGCGAAGGCGTGTGCCAGGCGAAGCTCGGGCGGGTGGAGGAGGCGAAGAAGGCGTTCGCGGGCTGCGAGGCCAAGGCCCAGCCCAACGAGCAGGTGCTCAAGGACGACTGCCGCTCACTGCTGGACCACCTCTAG
- a CDS encoding helix-turn-helix domain-containing protein: MDHVDFGKYLSQQRELRGLSREDVSRETKIPPSLVAALEAGQVERLPERVFVLNYIRAYAQVIGLSPEEAALRYEEVDRAVPAPSPAQLEKARRKRAYVILAVLLAVLLLGAALFLVLTGKLPPPTAR; the protein is encoded by the coding sequence GTGGACCACGTCGACTTCGGCAAATACCTCAGCCAGCAGCGCGAGCTTCGCGGCCTGTCGCGCGAGGACGTCTCCCGGGAGACGAAGATTCCCCCCAGCCTCGTCGCGGCGCTGGAGGCAGGGCAGGTGGAGCGGCTGCCCGAGCGCGTGTTCGTGCTGAACTACATCCGCGCGTACGCGCAGGTCATCGGACTGTCGCCGGAGGAAGCGGCGCTGCGCTACGAGGAGGTGGACCGGGCGGTGCCCGCGCCTTCGCCGGCGCAGCTCGAGAAGGCACGGCGCAAGCGGGCGTACGTCATCCTGGCCGTCCTGCTGGCGGTCCTGCTCCTGGGCGCGGCCCTGTTCCTGGTGCTGACCGGGAAGCTTCCGCCCCCCACGGCGCGTTAA